In Podospora pseudoanserina strain CBS 124.78 chromosome 5, whole genome shotgun sequence, a single window of DNA contains:
- a CDS encoding hypothetical protein (COG:S; EggNog:ENOG503P4WN), whose protein sequence is MALISSRTILTSLSLFHLTLSFLFLTNPTAISDQSIVSLLGDSLALPPSRSFDVPTPALAFLSFLLAFLAISDLATLSYPDEISLITHWGTQAPLRVSICFSLSIYSFFFSPSSPIFYHHDESAKSRFVNHPNMHQALNNNPGYVPSGWGGDALKNRVFFTFVFVETMAWFWTWVTLGEEQQGILARAARERAKRRGSGSF, encoded by the coding sequence ATGGCCCTAATATCCTCCCGCACGAttctcacctccctctccctcttccacctgaccctctccttcctcttcctgaccaacccaaccgccaTCTCCGACCAAAGCATCGTCTCCCTCCTGGGCgactccctcgccctccctccctcccgatCCTTCGACgtccccacccccgccctcgcctttttatccttcctcctcgccttcctcgccatttCCGACTTAGCCACCCTCTCCTACCCGGACGAaatctccctcatcacccactGGGGCACCCAAGCCCCCCTCCGAGTCTCAATCTGCTTCTCCCTCTCAATCtactccttcttcttctcgccttcctcccccatcttctATCACCACGACGAGTCCGCCAAAAGTCGCTTTGTCAACCACCCCAATATGCATCAAGCGCTGAACAATAACCCGGGGTATGTCCCCTCTGGCTGGGGGGGTGATGCCTTGAAAAACAGGGTGTTTTTCACGTTTGTTTTTGTCGAGACGATGGCTTGGTTTTGGACTTGGGTTACGTTGggcgaggagcagcaggGGATTTTGGCTAGGGCTGCTAGGGAGAGGGctaagaggagggggagtggaaGTTTTTAA
- a CDS encoding hypothetical protein (COG:S; EggNog:ENOG503NZN3), giving the protein MAYNRYRYGPPALKSSVDVQLQSAFSDGNWSAVIRLAAKRFATFKDPYYEAIRVSTEAQLQGTAEKCAVLVHVDELVRSKKTPDINTLDLYEWACQDFIGYEIDFAETFGPLRARWVKANASSPMASSCLQGCLEQWDLVSAQQIAATLDKTYANTTDRRYMFWNITLTFLLSCTEASRKVYSLLTVRQLQKAADITENSEKLEKTDRGLLTEEEVCLYYRVLLSHGTKEEFLARLRSPKLGAISQLKQGHKLLFCECLDALETWGEWDTIYELCRDALKLGLDGSTTPFFVCDLRIWKRFIAAATEATNADAALDEVQEVLKQFIELKDKATPMYKKNISLALLETTFRLPSTTINPDHEDTAMSPKVVQIGLFLDQYYERFAAFDDVKGYVAELGYEEAKTFLEDVLPKIPGENPTKAQQIIIKALECRLRYTLTTCPQTLSPHPTVVEGTDQGKPFHCRVCSNLAKSPCEGCLRKLIIDAADAHRQITSDKELLAAIPRLDRDPRLDLALVMGNSLLKLSGLRPGLPNFGQSLWQDVQPGILLQAVLLLDTQLKVTPKDNGLRLLLVKLYLLFGCASYAHQLWAPLDVKRTIQDALSPLFFDRISSISPGLFQGTRPLMEPLRAYYTQSLRDPSPVRIWDAFSSGSYTSILDMAEYDKKLRTSCTLVMTLVEERRATRLFGGKLDADIDDHILATDIVEDTTLVHKTDYGSFPSLESANGPPIQEFIRLGPGPSNERSHLAFLAEQYLDLLTYTPPKDYKPSKAAEAAARDKAYALETLTRINTSLTDLLHKPSTPKLLTPAETNYYTALSLLSALVLTAISLPKSETSIPKIVSQTTQPLKTTLTTLRTGLLSPKSTVPATTQQAISSLCDMPSFASVRDVAFAVKLSAAFVLSHHEKETARDKSGKSGLHKEVVAEMKALESAAAKTLGEAKGHVGVLKGVMNESGWLDKLLDVVLGEEDREVGELTEKVSEIVEGRGGAEEWAGKVVDGWREGVKGWGMVKFE; this is encoded by the exons ATGGCGTACAACAGATACAGATATGGGCCACCGGCCCTCAAAAGCAGCGTCGACGTGCAACTGCAGTCTGCGTTTAGCGATGGGAACTGGTCCGCCGTCATTCGGCTTGCTGCAAAACGCTTTGCGACTTTCAAGGACCCTTATTATGAG GCTATCAGAGTCTCTACTGAGGCCCAACTACAGGGCACTGCCGAGAAATGTGCCGTACTTGTCCACGTCGACGAGTTGGTCAGGAGCAAGAAGACCCCTgatatcaacaccctcgaccTGTATGAGTGGGCCTGTCAGGACTTCATAGGTTATGAGATTGACTTTGCCGAGACATTTGGCCCTTTGAGAGCACGATGGGTCAAGGCGAACGCCAGCAGTCCAATGGCCTCATCCTGTCTTCAGGGTTGTTTGGAACAGTGGGATCTTGTCAGCGCTCAGCAGATTGCAGCGACCTTGGACAAGACCTATGCCAACACGACTGACCGCCGGTACATGTTTTGGAACATCACTTTGACATTCCTCCTTTCA TGCACTGAAGCCAGCCGCAAGGTGTACAGCCTTTTGACAGTCAGACAGCTCCAAAAGGCAGCTGATATCACCGAAAATTCCGAGAAACTCGAAAAGACAGACAGAGGTCTTCtcacagaagaggaggtctGCCTCTACTACCGCGTGTTATTGAGTCATGgcaccaaggaggagtttCTGGCCCGCCTCAGAAGCCCCAAACTGGGTGCCATCAGTCAACTCAAACAGGGACACAAGCTTCTTTTCTGCGAGTGTCTCGATGCTTTGGAAACTTGGGGCGAATGGGACACCATCTACGAGCTCTGCCGTGATGCTCTGAAGTTGGGTCTCGACGGTTCCACCACACCATTCTTCGTCTGCGATTTGAGGATATGGAAGAGGTTTATTGCTGCCGCCACCGAGGCAACGAATGCGGATGC GGCTCTCGATGAAGTACAAGAGGTCCTCAAACAGTTCATCGAGCTCAAGGACAAAGCTACCCCCATGTACAAAAAGAACATCAGCCTGGCGCTGCTCGAAACAACCTTCAGGTTGCCTTCAACCACGATCAACCCCGACCACGAAGACACAGCTATGTCGCCAAAGGTCGTTCAAATAGGGCTTTTCCTCGATCAGTATTACGAGAGATTTGCCGCTTTTGACGACGTCAAAGGCTATGTGGCTGAGCTGGGATATGAAGAGGCAAAGACATTCTTGGAGGATGTGTTGCCCAAGATTCCAGGCGAG AATCCCACCAAGGCTCAGcagatcatcatcaaggcCCTCGAATGCAGGCTGCGCTACACACTCACCACCTGCCCACAAACACtttctccccatccaaccgTGGTGGAGGGAACAGACCAAGGAAAGCCCTTCCATTGCCGCGTTTGCTCCAACTTGGCCAAGAGCCCATGCGAAGGATGCTTGAGGAAGCTGATCATCGATGCCGCTGACGCACACAGACAAATAACTTCTGATAAGGAGCTCTTGGCTGCTATTCCAAGACTGGACCGAGACCCCCGACTTGATTTGGCCCTTGTGATGGGAAATTCTCTGCTCAAACTGTCAGGACTGCGGCCTGGGCTGCCGAATTTCGGTCAGTCGTTATGGCAGGATGTCCAGCCTGGTATTTTGCTGCAGGCTGTTTTGCTTCTCGACACACAGCTGAAAGTGACACCAAAGGACAATGGAttgcggctgttgctggtgaagcTTTACCTCCTTTTCGGCTGCGCCTCCTACGCACACCAGCTCTGGGCTCCACTTGACGTCAAGCGGACGATTCAGGACGCCCTGAGCCCGTTGTTCTTTGATAGGATATCCAGCATCTCGCCAGGGTTGTTTCAGGGAACTCGGCCCCTGATGGAACCGCTGCGTGCTTATTACACGCAAAGTCTGCGGGATCCTAGCCCGGTGAGAATTTGGGATGCCTTTTCGTCTGGTAGCTACACGAGTATTCTTGACATGGCCGAGTATGACAAGAAGCTGCGCACCAGCTGCACTCTGGTGATGACACTGGTAGAGGAGAGGCGCGCTACCAGGCTTTTTGGTGGCAAGCTTGATGCTGACATTGATGATCACATTCTCGCGA CCGATATCGTGGAGGACACCACCCTTGTTCACAAGACCGACTACGGCTCCTTCCCCAGCCTTGAAAGTGCCAACGGGCCCCCGATTCAAGAGTTCATCCGCCTCGGCCCAGGTCCTTCT AACGAGCGCTCCcacctcgccttcctcgcgGAGCAAtacctcgacctcctcacctACACCCCACCAAAAGATTACAAACCCTCTAAagccgccgaagccgccgcccGGGACAAGGCCTATGCCCTCGAAACGCTCACCcgcatcaacacctccctcactgacctcctccacaagcccagcacccccaaacTCTTGACTCCTGCCGAAACAAACTACTACACCGCTTTATCTCTTCTCTCCGCCCTCGTCCTCAcagccatctccctccccaaatcgGAAACCTCTATTCCAAAGATCGTCTCTCAAACAACGCAACCCCTCAAAACAACCCTCACGACCCTCCGCACGGGGTTGTTATCGCCCAAGTCGACCGTTCCCGCCACAACCCAGCAGGCGATCTCCTCGCTCTGTGACATGCCCTCTTTTGCCTCGGTACGTGATGTCGCTTTTGCTGTCAAGCTCTCCGCGGCGTTtgtcctctcccaccacgaGAAGGAGACAGCAAGGGACAAGTCTGGCAAGTCGGGACTGCACAAGGAAGTTGTCGCTGAGATGAAGGCTTTGGAGTCAGCGGCGGCAAAGACGCTGGGGGAGGCCAAGGGTCATGTTGGGGTGctgaagggggtgatgaatGAGAGTGGGTGGTTGGATAAGTTGTTGGAtgttgttttgggggaggaggacagggaggtgggggagttgaCAGAGAAAGTGAGCGAGATTgtagaggggaggggaggggccgaggagtgggctgggaaggtggttgatggctggagggagggggtgaaggggtggggAATGGTGAAGTTTGAGTAA
- the COX23 gene encoding Mitochondrial copper homeostasis protein (COG:O; EggNog:ENOG503P6XV), which yields MASTGGSTREPWTGETKSKFNGKDRSEFLDPCQEAATKSIRCLHRNQGDRTMCSDYFQAYRDCKKIWIEKRRIESKRGGNA from the exons ATGGCGTCCACCGGAGGTAGCACCAGGGAGCCCTGGACCGGCGAGACAAAATCCAAGTTTAACGG CAAAGACAGAAGCGAGTTCCTTGATCcatgccaggaggctgccaCGAAAAGCATCCGGTGTCTGCACCGCAACCAGGGTGACCGAACCATGTGCTCCGATTACTTCCA GGCATACAGAGATTGCAAGAAGATTTGG ATCGAGAAGCGCAGGATAGAGAGCAAACGAGGAGGCAATGCTTAA
- a CDS encoding hypothetical protein (COG:E; EggNog:ENOG503NUCZ; MEROPS:MER0026479), which translates to MKRISQALLLCSALYPPAAHATPTPHADGPFYRHDLLALHKNLVEIPSLSGTEEDAALFLQEYLGNQNYSVELQPIPAGLNTGSNATCNVLAWPTARKPSTADFKLLITSHIDVVPPYIPYKTTPSGPITPDTLISGRGSVDAKASLAAQLIALSTLLSSESISPSDVMLLFVVGEETSGLGMKEFSRRSRSSSKVSLFGSSSDEKQYRFASAIFGEPTENKLACGHKGITNGIVRSRGKAGHSGYPQLGKSANEVLIRSLHTILNTDLGSSERYGNTTVNIGVLEGGVAANVIPKSASARLAVRVASGSQKEGHKDVIAKIEHILKETDGDALSSEWFGGYGPVKCKCEVDGFETMVASYGTDVPNLEGGHTSYLYGPGSILVAHGDDEGLRVRDLEEAVEGIGS; encoded by the coding sequence ATGAAGCGGATCTCACAGGCACTGCTGCTATGCAGCGCATTGTAcccaccagcagcacatGCGACCCCTACGCCGCACGCCGACGGCCCGTTCTACCGCCatgacctcctcgcccttcACAAGAACCTCGTTGAAATACCCTCCCTCAGTGgcaccgaggaggacgccgcTCTGTTCCTTCAGGAATATCTTGGCAATCAAAACTACTCTGTCGAGCTTCAACCTATTCCAGCTGGGTTAAACACAGGCTCGAATGCGACATGCAATGTCCTGGCTTGGCCCACAGCTAGGAAGCCCAGCACCGCCGACTTCAAGCTCCTCATCACATCCCACATCGATGTCGTCCCACCATACATTCCCTACAAAACCACACCGTCAGGGCCAATCACCCCAGACACCCTCATCTCCGGCCGCGGTTCCGTCGATGCGAAAGCCTCTCTTGCAGCGCAGCTCATCGCTTtatccaccctcctctcctcggaATCTATCTCCCCATCCGACGTGATGCTCCTCTTCGTAGTTGGCGAAGAAACTTCCGGCCTCGGCATGAAGGAGTTCTCCCGCCGctcccgcagcagcagcaaggttTCTCtctttggcagcagcagcgacgaAAAGCAGTACCGCTTTGCCTCTGCCATCTTTGGCGAACCTACAGAGAACAAACTTGCGTGCGGCCACAAGGGGATTACCAATGGGATTGTTCGCTCTCGAGGAAAGGCTGGTCATTCAGGCTACCCACAGCTAGGCAAATCTGCCAATGAGGTGCTGATTCGCAGTTTGCACACTATCCTCAACACTGACCTTGGTTCGAGCGAGAGGTACGGCAACACGACAGTTAATATCGGGGTtctggaggggggggtggcaGCGAATGTGATACCCAAGTCGGCGAGCGCTAGACTTGCTGTTCGGGTGGCATCGGGAAGTCAAAAGGAGGGACATAAGGATGTTATCGCCAAGATTGAGCACATTCTCAAGGAGACAGACGGGGATGCGCTCAGTTCAGAGTGGTTTGGCGGGTATGGACCGGTCAAGTGCAAGTGTGAAGTTGACGGGTTTGAGACTATGGTTGCGAGTTATGGGACTGATGTTCCGaatttggagggggggcatACGAGTTATCTCTATGGGCCGGGGAGTATCCTTGTTGCGcatggggatgatgaagggttgagggtgagggacctggaggaggcggtggagggtaTAGGAAGTTGA
- a CDS encoding hypothetical protein (EggNog:ENOG503PSNW) yields MSPTDSDIEVMADFKMVPDTPFWEMPGFLFDAETVEEIQEHKKKIWKALICPDYTSVPKGSRNRANPEEITKTRVQNNIALLFRALLFFSDHHPSPSYWKDLSPDTFSGCGETTIKLLEGIFVHARRAYADSKGRRRRCNVAMYADKYISFLDSAGGDVCTSDLSKVELRDSWAELKKKGALFNLAQHRPNDVEDDSTDEEPLTLPGESLEQHKSKKRKKTTSGPVTPRKSTRRSSVSGPSKPSADPSKTSTGPSRTGPSTSSTRPSIRSVRIVSPSSSPPTLRFDSSVGLSSEISTAETVSSPILGLALASNGHTQREPLKKVHQRMRVIDITIGEHSDILASHTNAIESLRADIGLHKGGKAAGLVSTVAEAVAGVLEKKKQSYITHVAAAKVNAAKGPLEEKLATLDSKILDYVGKVAVAESKRSDMETKLDRVSKKLELMGSTSGHEKLQKKVKRYRDDHKSLARDVTSRLLKLERNVDRSGPAGAAEESEEDEDRQNHARSNDSRFAMLEKQIADLKQVNVSLTKRVADLEKGNEAGQRRDNYYSRDNYDNRDSHQRRDSYNTSMVGLNRGSRPNGQMNNGQGIRRFAEERDGIVGFEG; encoded by the exons ATGAGCCCGACCGACTCGGATATCGAAGTCATGGCGGACTTCAAGATGGTTCCTGACACTCCTTTTTGGGAGATGCCAGGCTTCCTGTTTGATGCCGAGACTGTTGAAGAGATCCAAGAACATAAGAAAAAGATCTGGAAGGCCTTGATATGCCCTGACTATACCAGTGTGCCGAAGGGATCTCGGAATCGCGCCAACCCCGAGGAAATCACCAAAACCAGAGTGCAAAACAACATCGCCTTGCTCTTTCGGGctcttttgttcttttctgATCACCATCCCTCGCCCTCATACTGGAAAGACCTGTCCCCAGACACCTTCTCAGGATGTGGAGAGACGACTATCAAGCTGCTGGAAGGGATCTTTGTCCACGCGCGCAGGGCTTACGCCGATTCGAAAGGGCGCCGGAGACGATGCAATGTCGCCATGTATGCTGATAAGTACATCAGCTTCCTCGACTCGGCTGGAGGGGACGTTTGCACATCAGATCTCTCCAAGGTTGAGCTTCGCGATAGTTGGGCCGAGCTCAAAAAGAAGGGCGCGCTCTTCAATTTAGCTCAGCACAGGCCGAATGATGTCGAAGACGACAGCACAGACGAGGAGCCACTCACATTGCCTGGGGAGAGCCTCGAGCAGCACAAGTCTAAAAAGCGCAAGAAGACTACATCGGGGCCAGTGACGCCTCGAAAGTCGACTCGACGTTCATCGGTGTCTGGGCCTTCCAAACCGTCGGCAGACCCTTCAAAAACATCGACCGGCCCTTCAAGAACAGGCCCTTCAACATCGTCGACCCGCCCTTCGATCCGCTCAGTCAGGAtcgtctccccatcatcgtcaccgccAACACTGCGATTCGACTCCTCTGTGGGGCTGAGTTCAGAAATATCCACGGCCGAGACCGTCAGTTCCCCAATCCTTGGCTTAGCGCTGGCCAGTAATGGGCATACCCAGCGCGAGCCGCTCAAAAAGGTCCACCAGCGTATGAGGGTCATCGACATCACAATTGGTGAACATTCAGACATCCTCGCATCCCACACGAACGCGATCGAGAGCCTGAGGGCAGATATTGGCCTTCACAAAGGAGGCAAAGCCGCTGGACTTGTGTCCACTGTGGCGGAGGCGGTTGCCGGGGTCttggagaaaaagaagcagtCGTACATCACACATGTGGCAGCCGCTAAAGTGAATGCTGCCAAAGGGCCCTTGGAAGAAAAGCTTGCCACCCTTGACTCCAAGATTCTGGACTATGTCGGGAAGGTCGCCGTGGCCGAGTCCAAGCGCAGCGACATGGAAACAAAGCTCGACAGGGTCAGCAAGAAACTGGAGCTGATGGGCAGTACCTCCGGGCATGAGAAGCTccagaagaaggtgaagcGGTACCGCGATGATCATAAGAGCCTCGCGCGAGATGTGACCTCCCGgctgttgaagttggagCGAAATGTCGACAGATCAGGACCCGCCGGTGCTGCGGAAGAgtccgaggaggacgaggatcGCCAGAATCACGCTCGGTCTAACGACTCCCGCTTCGCCATGTTAGAGAAGCAGATTGCAGACCTGAAGCAGGTCAACGTTAGTCTAACTAAGAGGGTCGCTGACCTCGAGAAGGGCAACGAAGCTGGACAGCGCAGGGACAACTACTACAGCAGGGACAACTACGACAACAGGGACAGCCATCAGAGGAGGGACAGTTACAACACGAGCATGGTAGGGTTGAACCGTGGATCGAGGCCCAATGGCCAGATGAACAACGGCCAGGGCATCAGGCGTT TTGCTGAGGAAAGGGATGGCATCGTGGGGTTTGAAGGCTAA
- a CDS encoding hypothetical protein (CAZy:GH76; EggNog:ENOG503Q0BR; COG:G), which yields MRWTNASAAAALLLCAVTGASAQSGNKLQVNLDSQDSIKRAAKVVAANLWEYYRGDEPGQTPGILPGPPPAGDYYWWQAGAMFGTLIDYWHYTGDSTYNNETVRSIVHQAGAPTFAFMHPNWTASLGNDDQGFWGMTAMLAAEVNFPNPAPTDPQYLALAQATFNTQAARWENQDCAGGLRWQVPHTNNGYDYKNTIANVVFLNIAARLARYTNNETYAEWAERTWDWTEGVGYITEDYDVYDGANTPQNCTNLNKVQWSPNAAVLLHGAAIMYNYTTGDRQAQWKTRVAGLLNRTVDHFFPEGIMVERPCELKDRVQCNVDQHSFKGYMHRALASTAIVAPFTRDSILEVLRSSTKGAVESCLADGTCGFRWDRGEYDGDVSNGPAGQQMSALAALSTLLLDNSDGPLTNSTGGTSVGDPNAGSSAFELDPMRQITAGDKAGAAIVTIVVVGSFVGSLVWMSGGLFEVS from the exons ATGAGATGGACGAACGCTTCTGCTGCGGcagcgctgctgctgtgcgCAGTGACGGGTGCCAGTGCGCAGTCCGGAAACAAGCTGCAGGTCAATCTTGATTCTCAAG ATTCCATCAAGAGAGCCGCCAAAGTCGTTGCTGCCAACCTCTGGGAGTACTACCGCGGTGACGAGCCAGGCCAGACACCGGGCATTCTGCCAGGCCCGCCACCGGCCGGCGACTATTACTGGTGGCAGGCCGGCGCAATGTTCGGCACCTTGATCGACTACTGGCACTACACAGGCGATAGCACATACAACAACGAGACCGTCCGATCCATCGTCCACCAAGCTGGCGCTCCTACCTTTGCCTTTATGCACCCCAACTGGACCGCCTCTCTCGGCAACGATGATCAAGGTTTCTGGGGCATGACGGCTATGCTGGCCGCCGAGGTCAACTTCCCCAACCCGGCGCCCACTGACCCGCAGTATCTCGCGCTCGCCCAAGCCACCTTCAACACTCAAGCCGCCAGGTGGGAGAACCAGGACTGCGCCGGTGGTCTCCGCTGGCAGGTTCCCCATACCAACAACGGCTACGATTACAAGAATACTATTGCCAACGTTGTCTTCCTCAACATCGCCGCTCGTCTCGCGCGGTACACAAACAATGAAACATATGCCGAGTGGGCCGAGCGGACATGGGATTGGACCGAGGGCGTTGGGTACATCACGGAGGATTACGATGTGTACGATGGTGCCAACACTCCGCAAAACtgcaccaacctcaacaaggTGCAATGGTCGCCCAATGCTGCTGTCTTACTCCACGGCGCCGCCATCATGTACAACTAT ACTACCGGCGACAGGCAGGCCCAGTGGAAGACCCGCGTCGCCGGTCTCCTCAACCGAACCGTCGACCACTTCTTCCCCGAAGGCATCATGGTCGAACGCCCCTGCGAGCTCAAGGACCGAGTCCAGTGCAATGTCGATCAGCACTCTTTCAAGGGGTACATGCACCGCGCTCTGGCCTCGACCGCCATCGTGGCCCCTTTCACCCGGGATTCGATCCTCGAGGTCCTCAGGTCATCAACAAAGGGCGCGGTGGAATCGTGTCTGGCGGACGGAACCTGCGGCTTTCGCTGGGATAGGGGGGAGTACGATGGCGATGTGTCCAATGGACCGGCGGGTCAGCAGATGAGCGCTTTGGCGGCGCTGTCTACGCTGCTGTTGGATAATAGTGATGGTCCGTTGACGAACTCGACGGGTGGTACGTCGGTGGGTGACCCGAATGCTGGGTCTAGCGCTTTTGAGCTGGATCCCATGAGGCAGATCACGGCGGGGGATAAGGCGGGGGCGGCGATAGTGACGATTGTGGTAGTGGGATCGTTTGTGGGGAGTTTGGTGTGGATGagtgggggtttgtttgagGTTTCTTGA
- the CDC43 gene encoding geranylgeranyl transferase type-1 subunit beta (COG:O; EggNog:ENOG503NUSI) has product MTADDPPNPEPTLDIDRHLKYWKMCLQSPLPHHYLSNEGNRMALAYFIINSIAILTPHTDNNNNNNTTDNNLITPQDRRKLRKWVLSHQHPGGGFSPASSLVYPLHGYEQSEPETGSQPAEAAGMANAPGTLFALQLLALLADEDDPERAFDGVDRAQTLRWLRRLQRKDGSFGEVLRLLPGQGWFIGGGYDMRYCYIAASIRWMLRGDVEEGEPGWVEDIDKERLTSYILSSQTYDGGFAGSSQEEPHAGYAYCAISALSLLDRPLQTTSQPPPPSPLLSRIRDLPALIHWLTSRQFIYLEHPPPVPEKEEEEEDPVNFLLPPLTSLSLSPPLIASNGRTNKVADTCYTWWVVAALSNLCQLQLLGDWAPARRFLLEKMAHRIGGFSKYPGGPPDVYHSCFGLTVMSLMGEPGLQKLDGGLAVPVVTVGVIEQARGVVEKGEGEGRGREGVVELGLRGGREGKGKGWWNWG; this is encoded by the exons ATGACAGCAGACGACCCCCCTAACCCCGAGCCGACGCTCGACATTGACAGACACCTAAAATACTGGAAGATGTGCCTCcagtcccccctcccccaccactaCCTCTCCAACGAAGGAAACCGCATGGCCCTGGCCtacttcatcatcaactctATCGCCATACTCACACCTCATACtgataacaacaacaacaacaacaccactgATAACAACCTCATCACTCCGCAGGACCGGAGAAAGCTCCGAAAATGGGTCCTCTCCCATCAGCACCCAGGAGGTGGCTTCTCCCCTGCCTCGTCACTTGTCTACCCCCTTCACGGTTATGAGCAGTCGGAGCCAGAAACAGGATCTCAACCGGCAGAAGCAGCCGGAATGGCCAATGCGCCAGGGACTTTATTTGCACTGCAGCTACTGGCGCTGTTGGCAGATGAGGATGATCCAGAGAGGGCATTCGACGGGGTCGACAGAGCACAAACACTCCGCTGGTTACGGAGGCTGCAGAGAAAGGACGGGAGTTtcggggaggtgttgaggttgctgCCTGGTCAGGGGTGGTTCATCGGGGGAGGGTACGACATGCGGTATTGCTACATCGCCGCGTCGATAcggtggatgttgaggggggatgtcgaggagggtgagccagggtgggtggaggatatTGACAAGGAGAGGTTGACGAGTTATATCCTCAGCAGTCAG ACATACGACGGCGGCTTCGCAGGCAGCTCACAGGAAGAACCCCATGCGGGATATGCCTACTGCGCCATCTCTGCGctttccctcctcgaccgccCGTTGCAAAcaaccagccaaccaccccctccctccccattaCTCTCCCGCATCCGTGACCTCCCCGCCTTAATCCACTGGCTCACCTCCCGCCAATTCATCTACCTCgaacacccaccccctgttccagaaaaagaagaagaagaagaagacccagtcaacttcctcctcccccctctcacatccctttctctctctccaccccTCATAGCCTCCAACGGCCGCACAAACAAAGTAGCCGACACGTGTTACACCTGGTGGGTCGTAGCAGCGCTATCCAACCTCTGCCAGTTGCAGCTACTCGGCGACTGGGCACCAGCGAGACGGTTCCtgctggagaagatggcGCATCGGATAGGCGGGTTTAGTAAATACCCCGGTGGACCACCGGACGTGTACCACAGCTGTTTTGGGCTGACGGTCATGTCATTGATGGGCGAGCCGGGATTGCAGAagttggatggggggttggcggtgccGGTTGTGACGGTGGGGGTTATTGAACAGGCGAGGGGAGTTGttgagaagggcgagggggagggaaggggaagggaaggggtggtggaattggggttgaggggggggagggaagggaaggggaaggggtggtggaattggggttga